One Vicinamibacteria bacterium genomic window carries:
- a CDS encoding DUF4328 domain-containing protein has protein sequence PSVLQGSDPRDPSSALLGLVVFLSSALYLLAYVGGGFLFLFWLARANQNARALGSKNMEFTPGWMVGWFFVPVLNLFKPYEAVDELYLASDPTSGEDDWGASDPPRFILAWWVSWLFFGIGGSLAHFLGGQTAWALVPNFAGPVAAALAIGVVLSIDRRQNEKRKRSASGPSNPSTQRFY, from the coding sequence CCGAGCGTCCTCCAGGGGTCCGACCCTCGGGACCCCTCGAGCGCCTTATTGGGCCTCGTCGTCTTTCTCAGCAGTGCGCTCTATCTATTGGCCTATGTGGGAGGAGGATTCCTCTTTCTTTTCTGGCTGGCTCGAGCCAACCAAAATGCGCGCGCGCTGGGCTCGAAGAACATGGAGTTCACGCCCGGCTGGATGGTGGGTTGGTTCTTCGTTCCGGTCTTGAATCTGTTCAAGCCCTACGAGGCGGTGGACGAGCTCTACCTCGCGAGCGATCCCACAAGCGGTGAGGACGATTGGGGAGCCTCCGATCCGCCCCGGTTCATTCTGGCGTGGTGGGTGTCGTGGCTCTTTTTCGGAATCGGCGGGAGCCTCGCACATTTCCTCGGCGGCCAAACGGCCTGGGCGCTGGTACCGAACTTCGCCGGCCCGGTCGCCGCCGCTCTGGCGATTGGAGTCGTGCTCTCCATCGATCGGCGACAGAACGAGAAGCGAAAGCGTTCAGCGTCGGGGCCATCGAACCCGTCAACGCAACGGTTCTACTGA
- a CDS encoding tetratricopeptide repeat protein: protein MNRAPASLALALLRGQTMRNILGAFLLAGASLRCGTSKPTFTRDVAPVVFEKCTPCHRLGGSAPFSLESYDDVRSRARLIVQLTSSRYMPPWLPEPGYGEFADQRILEEDELEVLARWAEGGTPEGDARALPRHREWVQGWELGEPDLAVEMSETFDLPAEGGDVFRNFVVPVPLDESRYVEAIEFRPNEGRLVHHATITLDPTASSRSLDSEDDLPGFDGMAAAPGAVMPDGHFLGWTPGKLPYRERAGMSWKLERRSDLVLQLHMPTTGKPERVSARVGLFFSDEPPRLIPVTLRLGSRHFEIPAGTADFTIEDSYVLPVEVEVLSVYPHAHYLAREMKAKAVLPDGSERWLIWIRNWDFKWQDFYRYREPFLLPRGTRLTMTFVYDNSENNPRNPNQPPIDVVYGPRSADEMGDLYVQVLPIHSRELDMLRADSTRKELEEQVKELTARLKRNPDDAWALNGLGVAYDGLGRNDEALQALRDALRVNPEHEDARFNLATLLAARGGGREATEHFRKLLQKNPSCVECRVRLGNVLRDLGRNDDAVLELRKAIELDDKHAWAHYSLGLAFQIGGRLDEAIEQYREVVRLEPENADAHVSLGSALTAAGQCLPAIRALERSTTLEPDWPEAKARLAYALTQCPHSAPDATERAVVLASEAAAMSGYRDPFVLETLGDAFRASGRTDDAAGAWRAALELAESLGREQLAVVLRGKLSGR, encoded by the coding sequence GTGAATCGGGCACCAGCGAGCCTCGCACTCGCCCTGTTGCGGGGCCAAACCATGAGAAACATCCTGGGGGCCTTTCTACTCGCTGGTGCCAGCCTCCGCTGCGGCACGAGCAAGCCGACCTTTACGCGCGACGTTGCGCCCGTCGTGTTCGAGAAATGCACGCCCTGCCATCGTCTGGGAGGAAGCGCTCCTTTTTCCCTGGAGAGCTACGACGACGTGCGCTCGCGGGCACGCCTGATCGTGCAGTTGACATCGAGTCGGTATATGCCGCCCTGGTTGCCGGAGCCAGGCTACGGCGAGTTCGCCGATCAACGGATCCTCGAAGAGGATGAGCTCGAAGTGTTGGCTCGATGGGCGGAGGGCGGCACGCCGGAGGGAGATGCCCGTGCCCTTCCTAGGCATCGAGAATGGGTCCAAGGATGGGAATTGGGCGAGCCCGACCTCGCCGTCGAGATGTCGGAAACGTTCGATCTGCCCGCCGAGGGTGGAGACGTCTTTCGCAACTTCGTCGTTCCCGTGCCCCTCGACGAGTCGCGTTACGTGGAGGCCATCGAGTTTCGACCCAATGAAGGACGTCTCGTGCACCATGCAACGATCACGCTCGACCCCACAGCCTCGTCCCGTAGTCTCGACTCGGAAGACGACCTGCCGGGATTCGACGGCATGGCCGCGGCACCCGGGGCGGTGATGCCCGATGGGCACTTCCTGGGCTGGACTCCAGGCAAATTGCCGTATCGGGAGCGAGCTGGCATGTCGTGGAAGCTCGAGCGTCGATCGGACCTGGTGCTGCAGCTCCATATGCCGACTACGGGAAAGCCCGAACGGGTCTCGGCGCGCGTGGGACTCTTCTTTTCCGACGAGCCGCCCCGGCTCATCCCGGTCACGCTACGACTCGGGTCGCGTCATTTCGAGATCCCTGCCGGGACGGCCGACTTCACCATCGAAGATTCGTACGTGCTTCCCGTCGAAGTCGAGGTTCTCTCCGTTTATCCGCACGCACATTATTTGGCTCGTGAAATGAAGGCCAAAGCCGTGCTCCCGGATGGCTCCGAGCGGTGGCTCATCTGGATTCGAAACTGGGACTTCAAATGGCAGGACTTTTACCGCTATCGAGAGCCCTTTCTACTTCCGCGCGGCACTCGTCTCACGATGACGTTTGTTTACGACAATTCCGAGAACAACCCGAGAAACCCGAACCAGCCCCCGATCGATGTCGTCTACGGTCCACGGAGCGCGGACGAAATGGGAGATCTGTACGTTCAAGTCCTGCCAATTCACTCCCGGGAGCTCGATATGCTCCGCGCCGATTCGACGAGAAAAGAGCTCGAGGAGCAGGTGAAAGAGCTCACGGCTCGATTGAAGCGAAACCCGGATGACGCCTGGGCTCTGAACGGCCTCGGTGTCGCCTACGACGGACTGGGAAGGAACGACGAGGCGCTGCAGGCGCTGAGGGACGCTCTTCGTGTCAATCCCGAGCACGAGGACGCGCGATTCAATCTGGCTACGCTGCTCGCGGCGCGAGGAGGAGGAAGAGAGGCCACCGAGCATTTCCGAAAGCTGCTGCAGAAGAACCCGAGCTGTGTGGAGTGTCGCGTTCGTCTTGGCAACGTGCTCCGCGACCTCGGCCGTAACGACGACGCAGTCCTTGAGCTGCGAAAGGCGATCGAGCTGGACGACAAACACGCCTGGGCGCATTACAGCCTCGGGCTGGCGTTTCAGATCGGCGGCCGCCTCGACGAGGCGATCGAGCAATACAGAGAAGTCGTCCGGCTGGAGCCCGAGAACGCGGACGCGCACGTGAGCCTCGGTTCCGCCCTTACGGCGGCGGGGCAGTGCCTGCCCGCCATTCGTGCCCTCGAGCGGTCGACGACGCTCGAGCCTGACTGGCCGGAAGCGAAGGCACGGCTTGCCTATGCTTTGACGCAGTGCCCTCACTCGGCTCCCGACGCCACCGAGCGTGCGGTAGTCCTCGCGAGCGAAGCTGCCGCGATGTCTGGTTATCGCGATCCCTTCGTGCTCGAGACGCTGGGAGATGCCTTCCGGGCATCGGGACGCACCGACGACGCTGCCGGAGCCTGGCGAGCCGCCCTCGAGCTCGCGGAGAGTTTGGGACGAGAACAACTCGCAGTGGTGCTACGAGGAAAACTCTCGGGGCGTTGA